One segment of Desulfosudis oleivorans Hxd3 DNA contains the following:
- the ftsY gene encoding signal recognition particle-docking protein FtsY: MAFSFFKKRKKTEAEIPEDDQEPEQAPEPEERSPEEIPEAVPPPPAAVEDTEPEEPADAIAENKTAPSPAPAADFSEPKSGFYGRLRRGLEKTRRFLTTDVDKLFVPGKKLDDQTLEDLEELLITADIGVKATTELIAGLSKQAAGITDPDHLKEAIKEMILPYLEDDRPTDEATRPLATPHVIMVIGVNGVGKTTTIGKLAARHRANGKKVMLVAADTFRAAAIEQLSIWADRTGADILKHRENSDPAAVAYDGVEAARARGVDVVIVDTAGRLHTKVNLMEELKKIKRSMSKTMPDAPHEVLLVLDATTGQNAISQTELFTKAADVTGIVLTKLDGTAKGGIAINLRHSFGIPIQYIGVGEQVEDLQPFDPRAFLDAMF, translated from the coding sequence ATGGCGTTTTCTTTTTTTAAAAAACGAAAAAAAACAGAAGCAGAAATTCCCGAGGACGACCAGGAACCGGAGCAGGCGCCTGAACCGGAAGAACGGTCTCCTGAAGAGATACCCGAAGCCGTCCCGCCGCCCCCCGCCGCAGTTGAAGACACGGAACCGGAGGAACCCGCAGACGCGATAGCGGAAAATAAAACAGCCCCCTCCCCTGCCCCTGCCGCCGATTTTTCTGAGCCCAAGAGCGGCTTTTACGGCCGGCTTCGGCGTGGCCTTGAAAAAACCCGCCGGTTTCTCACCACGGATGTGGACAAGCTGTTTGTGCCCGGCAAAAAGCTGGATGATCAGACCCTGGAAGATCTGGAGGAGCTGCTGATCACCGCGGACATCGGTGTCAAGGCAACCACCGAACTGATTGCCGGGCTTTCAAAACAGGCCGCCGGAATCACGGACCCCGATCACCTCAAAGAAGCCATAAAAGAGATGATCCTGCCCTACCTGGAAGACGACCGGCCCACGGACGAAGCAACCCGGCCGCTTGCCACACCTCACGTGATCATGGTGATAGGTGTCAACGGCGTGGGAAAAACCACCACCATCGGCAAGCTGGCGGCCCGCCACCGCGCGAACGGCAAAAAGGTGATGCTGGTGGCGGCCGACACCTTCCGGGCCGCGGCCATTGAACAGCTTTCCATCTGGGCCGACCGGACCGGCGCGGATATTCTCAAGCACCGGGAAAACTCGGATCCCGCGGCAGTGGCCTATGACGGGGTGGAGGCGGCACGGGCCAGGGGCGTTGACGTGGTGATCGTTGATACCGCGGGCCGGCTTCACACCAAAGTCAACCTGATGGAGGAGTTGAAAAAGATCAAGCGGTCCATGTCCAAAACAATGCCCGATGCACCCCACGAGGTCCTGCTGGTGCTGGATGCCACCACCGGCCAGAACGCCATCTCCCAGACCGAGCTGTTCACAAAGGCCGCCGATGTTACCGGCATCGTGCTGACCAAGCTGGACGGCACGGCCAAGGGAGGCATCGCCATCAACCTGCGCCACTCCTTCGGCATTCCCATTCAGTATATCGGCGTGGGCGAACAGGTGGAGGACCTGCAGCCTTTCGACCCCCGTGCCTTTCTGGACGCCATGTTCTAG
- a CDS encoding nucleoside phosphorylase: protein MTPPDNGILSPFPMHTDRVEPLAVLVANQGDLHALCDHLGLADRNGASFFMSRLYADPAGPGRRPFCLTGPVLGAAYAALLAETLIASGAATLIFWGWAGAIADSLFTGDVLVPSAALADDGVTAAYLEDSAAGISDVPTVSPASEATTVVTTALEQEGIPFSSAPVWTTGAIFRETPARVKRFREMGAQAVEMETSALFAVARFRNVNAAALLAVSDELFSGTWKPGFFEPRFLETRKQLCNAMARLCTTP from the coding sequence GTGACACCCCCTGACAACGGTATTCTTTCCCCGTTTCCCATGCATACCGACCGGGTAGAGCCCCTGGCTGTTCTGGTGGCCAACCAGGGGGACCTGCACGCCCTGTGCGACCACCTGGGCCTGGCGGACAGAAACGGGGCCTCCTTTTTCATGAGCCGGCTTTACGCTGACCCGGCCGGCCCTGGCCGGCGACCTTTTTGCCTGACCGGACCGGTGCTGGGGGCCGCCTATGCCGCGTTGCTGGCCGAAACCCTTATCGCTTCCGGCGCCGCAACCCTTATTTTCTGGGGCTGGGCCGGCGCCATTGCCGACAGCCTTTTCACCGGCGACGTGCTGGTGCCCTCTGCCGCCCTTGCCGATGACGGGGTCACGGCCGCCTATCTAGAAGATTCCGCTGCCGGTATCAGCGACGTCCCCACTGTCTCACCCGCGTCTGAAGCCACAACGGTTGTTACAACGGCCCTTGAACAGGAAGGGATTCCCTTTTCAAGTGCCCCTGTATGGACCACCGGCGCCATTTTCCGGGAAACCCCGGCCAGGGTAAAGCGATTCAGAGAAATGGGAGCACAGGCCGTGGAAATGGAGACATCGGCCCTGTTTGCCGTGGCCCGGTTTCGGAACGTGAATGCCGCGGCCCTGCTGGCGGTGTCGGATGAGCTGTTTTCCGGCACATGGAAGCCGGGTTTTTTTGAGCCCCGGTTTCTTGAGACACGAAAACAGTTATGTAACGCAATGGCCCGACTATGCACAACACCTTAG
- a CDS encoding acylphosphatase, producing the protein MEEKVRVHAIIQGRVQGVFFRKETQHQATARHLTGWVKNRADGSVEAVFEGRRKDVEAVVRWCEQGPPAADVVRVEAVEQPYTGEFGAFLVTY; encoded by the coding sequence ATGGAAGAAAAAGTGCGCGTTCACGCGATCATTCAAGGCCGGGTGCAGGGGGTGTTTTTCAGAAAGGAGACCCAGCACCAGGCCACTGCCCGGCACCTGACCGGATGGGTGAAAAACCGGGCCGACGGCAGCGTGGAAGCGGTTTTTGAAGGCAGGCGGAAAGATGTGGAGGCGGTGGTCCGGTGGTGTGAACAGGGCCCGCCGGCCGCTGACGTGGTCCGGGTGGAAGCCGTGGAGCAGCCGTATACCGGGGAGTTTGGCGCCTTCCTGGTTACTTATTAA
- a CDS encoding HU family DNA-binding protein, with the protein MTKSELIDKMAKEAGISKVAAGAALNSFMDGVSKALKKKEGKVTLVGFGTFSKVRRKARKGRNPQTGEPIKIKAGNVVKFKAGKKLKDAI; encoded by the coding sequence ATGACAAAGTCAGAATTAATCGACAAAATGGCGAAGGAAGCCGGTATTTCAAAGGTTGCCGCCGGTGCGGCATTAAATTCCTTCATGGACGGCGTATCAAAAGCGCTGAAGAAAAAAGAAGGCAAAGTGACCCTGGTTGGTTTCGGAACATTCTCCAAGGTGCGCCGCAAGGCCCGCAAAGGCCGTAATCCTCAGACAGGTGAGCCCATCAAAATCAAGGCTGGCAACGTAGTCAAGTTCAAGGCCGGCAAAAAACTGAAAGACGCTATCTAG
- a CDS encoding GHMP family kinase ATP-binding protein codes for MHTSIFEKALSAGPCTASAPCRVDMGGTLDIKTLYLPLACLSPCTFNMAIDLRTTVTLSAYRKNHVKISSRGFESVEFARHEAPFDHPLGLMAAIAAHFDAHGVHIDIDSASPPRSALGGSSAAAVALVAVLAKACGMANQFPPDRVVMTAHGIEEGVARIPCGLQDQLAAAYGGVNAWHWENPAVGSPCFRRQPVIPGDRLAAFDACFLVAYCGMPHESKNINTRWVDHFLRAEDRSLWHHIVECAINFIDALAVNDLEQAIHWMNTEVVARRRMTPDVLDDVGEQLVVHALESGCGARFTGAGGGGCVWAVGVPESISALREEWGRVLKTTGDARLLDTRIDRQGVLW; via the coding sequence ATGCACACTTCTATATTTGAAAAAGCCCTTTCTGCCGGCCCCTGCACGGCATCGGCGCCCTGCCGGGTCGACATGGGCGGCACCCTGGACATAAAGACCCTGTACCTGCCACTGGCCTGTCTTTCCCCCTGCACCTTCAACATGGCCATTGATCTTCGTACCACCGTGACGCTCTCCGCCTACCGGAAAAACCATGTCAAAATATCTTCCAGAGGGTTTGAGAGTGTCGAGTTTGCGCGACACGAGGCTCCGTTTGATCATCCTTTGGGTTTGATGGCCGCCATTGCGGCCCATTTTGACGCCCACGGAGTGCATATTGATATTGATTCCGCCTCTCCGCCCAGAAGCGCCCTGGGAGGGTCTTCCGCCGCGGCCGTGGCCCTTGTAGCGGTCCTGGCAAAGGCCTGCGGCATGGCAAACCAGTTTCCGCCGGACCGGGTGGTGATGACTGCCCACGGTATTGAAGAGGGGGTGGCCCGGATTCCCTGCGGCCTTCAGGACCAGCTGGCCGCTGCTTACGGTGGTGTCAATGCCTGGCACTGGGAGAACCCGGCCGTCGGCAGCCCCTGTTTTCGCCGGCAACCGGTGATTCCCGGCGACCGGCTGGCAGCCTTTGACGCCTGTTTTCTGGTGGCCTATTGCGGTATGCCCCATGAATCAAAAAACATCAATACCCGGTGGGTGGACCATTTTCTAAGGGCCGAAGACCGGTCTCTCTGGCATCATATCGTCGAGTGCGCCATCAACTTTATCGACGCGCTGGCTGTGAACGACCTGGAACAGGCGATTCACTGGATGAACACCGAGGTCGTGGCCCGGCGGCGAATGACCCCGGATGTGCTGGATGACGTGGGCGAACAGCTGGTGGTCCACGCCCTCGAGTCAGGCTGCGGCGCCCGTTTTACCGGTGCCGGCGGTGGTGGATGTGTCTGGGCCGTCGGTGTTCCGGAAAGCATATCAGCGCTTCGGGAAGAGTGGGGTAGGGTTTTAAAAACAACCGGCGACGCCCGCCTGCTGGATACCCGTATCGACCGGCAGGGCGTTTTATGGTAG
- the glyS gene encoding glycine--tRNA ligase subunit beta — MKNDTLLFEIGTEELPAGYIEPALAALANTLVRKLTEARVACGTARTFGTPRRLAVIIEDVAGKQETVTTELTGPPRSVGMDENGRFTLAAKKFAEKAGVALKAVKVVRTEKGEYLAARKVEKGVLTSRILKTVLPQVITSLPFPKTMKWADRNETFARPVHSLTVLLGKSVVRLSWAGISSNRNCMGHSFMHPAPVSISHPDAYVEQMRRHFVLVDTAERKAAVRREIGQAAIALGGELLPDEELVDVVTNLVEYPVASAGRFDEKFLALPKEVLITSMRSHQKYFAVTDKKKNLMPCFVAVNNTKVSDIDVVTTGHQRVLRARLEDAMFFYQKDLQAPLDQRVPDLARVVFQARLGTLLEKTQRIEQLGLMLAGQADPGNTATGQTVVRAATLCKADLVTHTVIEFPKLQGVMGRVFARASGEPEAVARAIEEHYQPLYAGADLPESLAGALLAVADKIDSICGCFAVGLVPSGASDPYALRRQGIGLIQILLSHNIGASLSRIIQAAMAPFASVSTEPVQAAADGVSLFLRGRMAQMLVDDGVPRDVATAVLNASADHVPDAWKRSRALAAVKPLPDFEPIAAAFKRVANIIKKADPKEIAGEVNSDLFEAPAESTLLDACQAVKIKMDDALARQDYSRALTEIADLRSVVDTFFDEVLVMAKDSGRRRNRLALLSRVNSLFKGFADFSALSTEQATGR; from the coding sequence ATGAAAAACGATACACTGCTGTTTGAGATCGGAACAGAAGAGCTTCCCGCCGGCTATATTGAGCCGGCCCTGGCAGCCCTTGCCAACACTCTGGTCCGCAAGCTTACCGAGGCACGGGTGGCCTGCGGCACGGCCAGAACATTCGGCACGCCCCGGCGGCTGGCCGTGATCATAGAGGATGTGGCTGGAAAACAGGAGACCGTTACCACGGAGCTGACAGGGCCGCCCAGAAGCGTGGGCATGGACGAAAACGGCCGGTTTACCCTGGCGGCTAAAAAGTTTGCCGAAAAAGCCGGTGTGGCATTAAAGGCGGTTAAAGTTGTCCGCACGGAAAAAGGGGAGTACCTGGCGGCCAGAAAGGTGGAAAAGGGCGTGCTCACCAGCCGTATCTTAAAAACCGTTCTGCCCCAGGTTATCACGTCCCTGCCGTTTCCCAAGACCATGAAATGGGCGGACCGCAACGAAACCTTTGCCCGGCCGGTGCACTCCCTGACCGTTCTTCTGGGCAAATCGGTGGTACGATTGTCATGGGCCGGCATTTCCAGCAACCGGAACTGCATGGGGCACTCTTTTATGCATCCAGCGCCGGTATCGATTTCCCATCCGGACGCCTATGTGGAGCAGATGCGGCGCCACTTTGTGCTGGTGGACACGGCTGAGCGAAAGGCCGCGGTCCGCCGTGAAATCGGACAGGCCGCCATTGCGCTGGGCGGGGAACTGCTGCCGGATGAAGAACTGGTGGACGTGGTCACCAATCTGGTGGAATACCCCGTGGCATCAGCGGGGCGGTTTGACGAAAAATTTCTTGCTCTCCCAAAAGAGGTACTGATCACTTCCATGCGGTCCCATCAGAAATATTTTGCCGTGACCGACAAAAAGAAAAACCTGATGCCCTGTTTTGTGGCGGTGAACAATACAAAGGTATCGGACATCGACGTGGTGACCACCGGCCATCAGCGGGTGCTGCGGGCCCGGCTGGAAGACGCCATGTTCTTTTACCAGAAAGACCTTCAGGCACCGCTTGACCAGCGGGTGCCGGACCTGGCCCGGGTGGTATTCCAGGCCCGGCTGGGAACCCTGCTTGAAAAAACGCAGCGCATTGAGCAGCTGGGCCTGATGCTGGCCGGTCAGGCCGATCCCGGCAATACCGCAACCGGACAGACTGTGGTGCGGGCCGCCACCCTGTGCAAGGCAGACCTGGTCACCCACACGGTGATCGAGTTTCCCAAGCTCCAGGGGGTGATGGGACGGGTTTTTGCCCGGGCTTCAGGAGAACCGGAAGCGGTGGCCCGGGCCATTGAAGAGCATTACCAACCCCTGTACGCCGGCGCCGACCTGCCCGAAAGTCTGGCCGGGGCCTTACTGGCCGTTGCCGACAAAATTGACTCCATCTGCGGATGTTTTGCCGTGGGCCTGGTGCCCAGCGGCGCCTCAGATCCTTACGCCCTGCGCCGCCAGGGAATTGGCTTGATCCAGATTCTTCTGTCCCACAACATCGGGGCCTCCCTTTCCCGAATCATTCAGGCGGCCATGGCGCCTTTTGCGTCCGTGTCCACCGAACCGGTTCAGGCGGCGGCCGACGGCGTGTCCTTGTTTCTTCGGGGCCGTATGGCTCAGATGCTGGTGGACGACGGTGTTCCCAGGGACGTTGCCACGGCGGTGCTCAACGCCTCGGCGGACCATGTACCGGATGCCTGGAAACGGTCCAGAGCACTGGCCGCGGTAAAGCCGTTGCCTGATTTTGAACCCATTGCTGCCGCATTTAAACGGGTGGCCAACATTATCAAAAAAGCCGATCCCAAAGAGATCGCCGGAGAGGTGAACAGTGACCTTTTCGAAGCGCCTGCCGAATCCACGCTGCTTGACGCCTGCCAGGCGGTAAAGATAAAAATGGACGATGCTCTGGCCCGGCAGGACTATTCCCGGGCCTTGACCGAAATTGCGGACCTGAGAAGCGTCGTGGACACCTTTTTTGACGAAGTGCTGGTAATGGCAAAAGATTCGGGCCGGCGGCGCAACCGGCTGGCCCTGCTGTCTCGCGTCAACTCCCTTTTCAAGGGATTTGCCGATTTTTCCGCGCTCTCCACGGAGCAGGCGACCGGCCGATAA
- the glyQ gene encoding glycine--tRNA ligase subunit alpha, producing the protein MNFQEIILNLQRFWAKKGCVLVQPYDMEVGAGTFHPETLLRALGPEPWQVAYVQPSRRPTDGRYGENPNRLQHYYQFQVMLKPSPGNVQQLYLKSLATLGIFASDHDIRFVEDDWESPTLGASGLGWEVWLDGMEITQFTYFQAAGSIDLSPVSVEITYGLERIAMYMQGINNVYDLVWRDHITYGHLHHRQEVEQSAYNFEHADVEMLFDCFGKYEHEAGRMIAESLVLPAYEYCLKCSHTFNLLDARGAISVTERTGYIKRIRDIARACATTYLQQREEMGFPLLNAGHRGTTE; encoded by the coding sequence ATGAATTTTCAAGAAATTATTTTAAACCTTCAGCGGTTCTGGGCAAAAAAGGGGTGCGTACTGGTCCAGCCCTACGACATGGAGGTGGGGGCAGGAACGTTTCATCCGGAGACATTGCTGCGGGCCCTTGGTCCGGAACCCTGGCAGGTCGCCTATGTTCAGCCCTCACGCCGGCCCACGGACGGCCGGTACGGCGAAAACCCCAACCGGCTTCAGCACTACTACCAGTTTCAGGTAATGCTCAAACCTTCTCCCGGCAATGTGCAACAGCTCTACCTTAAAAGCCTGGCCACTCTGGGCATTTTCGCGTCGGACCACGACATCCGGTTTGTGGAAGATGACTGGGAATCCCCGACGCTGGGCGCCTCGGGCCTGGGTTGGGAGGTGTGGCTGGACGGCATGGAGATTACCCAGTTCACCTATTTTCAGGCTGCCGGCAGCATTGATCTTTCACCGGTGTCGGTGGAGATTACTTACGGCCTGGAACGGATCGCCATGTACATGCAGGGCATCAACAACGTCTACGACCTGGTGTGGCGCGATCATATCACCTACGGTCACCTGCATCACCGGCAGGAGGTGGAACAGTCCGCCTACAACTTCGAACACGCCGACGTGGAGATGCTGTTTGACTGTTTCGGAAAGTACGAACACGAGGCCGGCCGTATGATCGCGGAAAGCCTGGTGCTTCCGGCCTATGAGTACTGCCTGAAATGTTCCCATACGTTCAATCTGCTGGATGCCAGGGGCGCCATCAGCGTGACCGAACGCACCGGTTACATCAAGCGCATTCGCGATATCGCCAGGGCCTGCGCCACCACCTATCTTCAACAGCGGGAGGAGATGGGATTCCCGCTGCTGAATGCCGGGCATAGAGGTACAACGGAATGA
- the ligA gene encoding NAD-dependent DNA ligase LigA — translation MHNTLDKSEAKERVTFLRNELHRHNHLYYIKDAPEISDAEYDRLFRELAELEALHPDLADPASPTARVGAPPTGDLATVTRTIPMLSISNAFADEELFKFDERVRRSLQTGDPVTYLAEPKLDGTAVELVYEKGRLVMAATRGDGVTGEVITPNARTIGSVPLHLTGDAVPMPNLLEVRGEVVMTKEGFEKLNALRLERDEPLFANARNAAAGSLRQLDSRVTASRPLTLIAYGIGRFSEIDAISTQHEIVTRLADFGFKTNSHVRWDLDIKGVIDFYRFLEGIRPSLPYDIDGMVVKVDRLDFQRTLGATSRSPRWVIAYKFAASQETTRLVAIDVQVGRTGALTPVALLEPVTIGGVTVSRATLHNEDEIARKDIRVGDAVLVQRAGDVIPEVVQVITGRRTGNETPFQMPATCPVCGTPVVREPSEAVTRCVNAACPAQVKERIKHFAAKGAFDIDGLGDKLVDQLVDRGMIASYADLFTLRVEDLESLDRMGFKSAQNLVAAIEKSRHITFDAFLYGLGMRHVGAHVATLLARAFPGIDQLAEAALAGQLNSIDGIGGVIAESVKNFFSNPENRQTVDSLINHGVALQFPEKEAATGHEMPLAGKTFVLTGTLEKMTRDQARQRIEAAGGKVTGSVSSRTDYVVAGEAPGSKRDKAEALGVAILDEAGLLSLLEPGER, via the coding sequence ATGCACAACACCTTAGATAAATCCGAGGCCAAAGAGCGCGTCACCTTTCTTCGAAACGAGCTCCACCGCCACAACCATCTTTATTACATCAAGGACGCGCCTGAAATTTCAGACGCGGAATATGACCGCCTGTTCAGGGAGCTGGCCGAGCTGGAAGCCCTGCACCCGGACCTGGCCGATCCCGCGTCCCCCACCGCGCGCGTTGGCGCGCCGCCCACCGGGGATCTGGCCACCGTGACCCGGACCATTCCCATGCTGAGCATCAGCAACGCCTTTGCCGATGAGGAGCTGTTTAAATTTGACGAGCGGGTGCGGCGTTCACTTCAGACCGGCGATCCCGTAACCTACCTTGCTGAGCCCAAGCTGGACGGCACGGCCGTGGAGCTGGTGTATGAAAAGGGCCGCCTGGTGATGGCCGCCACCCGGGGGGACGGGGTCACCGGCGAGGTGATCACGCCCAACGCCAGAACCATCGGCTCCGTGCCCCTGCACCTGACCGGCGATGCCGTTCCCATGCCCAACCTGCTGGAGGTGAGGGGCGAGGTGGTGATGACAAAAGAGGGGTTTGAAAAACTCAATGCCCTTCGCCTGGAGCGGGACGAACCCCTGTTTGCCAATGCCCGCAATGCCGCGGCCGGATCGTTGCGGCAGCTGGATTCCCGCGTTACCGCGTCCCGTCCCCTTACGCTGATCGCTTACGGCATCGGGCGGTTTTCGGAAATTGACGCGATTTCCACGCAGCACGAAATCGTGACCCGGCTGGCCGATTTCGGTTTTAAGACCAACTCCCATGTACGGTGGGACCTTGACATAAAAGGTGTTATCGATTTTTATCGTTTTCTTGAAGGCATACGGCCCTCGCTGCCGTACGACATTGACGGCATGGTGGTTAAGGTAGACCGCCTTGACTTTCAGCGCACCCTGGGTGCTACGTCCCGCAGCCCCCGGTGGGTGATTGCCTACAAGTTTGCCGCGTCCCAGGAGACCACACGGCTGGTTGCCATTGATGTTCAGGTGGGAAGGACCGGCGCGCTGACCCCGGTGGCCCTGCTGGAACCGGTCACCATCGGCGGCGTCACCGTCTCCCGGGCCACCCTGCATAACGAAGACGAAATCGCGCGCAAGGACATTCGCGTGGGTGATGCCGTGCTGGTGCAGCGGGCCGGAGATGTGATTCCGGAAGTGGTCCAGGTGATCACCGGCCGGCGGACCGGGAATGAAACACCATTTCAAATGCCGGCTACCTGCCCGGTTTGTGGGACACCGGTGGTGCGCGAACCGTCCGAGGCGGTGACCCGTTGCGTCAATGCCGCCTGTCCGGCCCAGGTCAAGGAACGGATCAAGCATTTTGCCGCCAAGGGAGCCTTTGATATTGATGGTCTCGGCGACAAGCTGGTGGACCAATTGGTAGACCGGGGCATGATTGCTTCCTATGCCGACCTTTTCACGCTGCGGGTCGAAGATCTGGAATCCCTGGACCGCATGGGCTTCAAATCCGCGCAAAACCTTGTGGCCGCCATTGAAAAGAGCCGGCATATAACCTTTGACGCGTTTCTTTACGGCCTGGGCATGCGCCATGTCGGCGCCCACGTGGCAACGCTGCTGGCCCGGGCCTTTCCCGGCATCGACCAGTTGGCCGAGGCGGCGCTGGCAGGACAACTGAACTCGATAGACGGTATCGGTGGCGTGATTGCCGAAAGCGTCAAAAACTTTTTTTCAAATCCTGAAAACCGGCAGACAGTGGACAGTTTGATAAATCACGGCGTTGCCCTGCAATTTCCCGAAAAAGAGGCAGCCACGGGCCACGAGATGCCGCTGGCGGGAAAAACCTTTGTGCTGACCGGCACGCTGGAAAAAATGACCCGGGACCAGGCCCGGCAGCGCATTGAGGCGGCCGGGGGCAAGGTGACCGGTTCGGTGAGCAGCCGGACCGATTACGTAGTGGCCGGCGAGGCCCCCGGTTCCAAGCGGGACAAGGCCGAGGCCCTGGGCGTGGCCATACTGGATGAGGCTGGTCTGCTCAGTCTGCTTGAGCCGGGTGAGCGGTAA